In the genome of Myxococcus guangdongensis, the window CGCGAGGTCGTTCTCCTCGAGCTTGAACATCTCCTGGATCCACTCGGCGTTGATGCGATGGAAGGCCTCCGCCTGGTCATCGGAGAAATCCCGCACCCACATCGCGGGCGGCCCCGCGGCCTCCACCCGCTTCAGCATCGAGGACTCCGCCAGCCGCGCCTCCACCTTCGCCAGGCCCTGCATGAAGTCACCCGACAGGCCCTCGACCAATGCGGCCGCTGCGGGCTCGATGCGCGCCAACAGCTGCGTCTGGACCCGGGCCAACAACGCCTCGCCCTGGGCCGTCAGCGCCAGCATCTTCGCGCGCTGGTCGTCCGGCGAGCGCCGCGTCTCGATGAACTCCTCCAACGCCGCGAGCGCTCGCGTCACCGTCGGCTGCGCCACCCCCAGGCGCTCCGCCACCTCGCCCACCGTCATCGGCCCGTGCAGCCGCAGCGTCATCAACAACGACATCTGCGCGGGCATCACCGGCAGGTCCAATGAACGGGCCACCTCTCCCGCGTCGGCCTGCATCCGCTCCGCCAGACGCTTGAGACGACTGCCCAGAAAACCCACGCCAAGCCCCGCGAGGAAATCGACTTCCATGCCGTGCCTCCAATCCATAGCGCGATATATAGCTAGCTATATACCCAACGGATTGCAAGTCGGCTTTGCGGCGGGGCGCGGACGACCGGGCCTGCGACAGGGGACTACCTGGGCGTCACGCGGGAGTGACGGCGAGACAGTCCGAGCAGCCCGAACAACGCCATCGCCCAGGGGAGGGAGGAGGCGCCGCTCTGGCAGCCGCAGCCACTGTCGTCGGCGGGCGGCTCCGTGGGCGGGGGACCTCCCGCATCCGGCGTGGACGGGCCCGCGTCCGGCTGCGACGTCACCGTCACCGAGAAGCTGCACGTGCCCTCGTTGCTCGGGGAGTCCGTGGCCGTGAAGGTCACCTCCGTGGTGCCCACCGGGAACGTCGCTCCAGAGGCGTGGCTGGAGTCGAGCGTGAGCGCCTCGCCCGAGTCGTCGTAGGCCGTGGCCTGCTCGAAGCTGACCTCGGCGCCTCGCGTGCTCGTCGCCTGCGTGGACTGGTTGGGAGGACAGCTCACCCTCGGCGGGAAGGTGTCCGGGATGAGGCCCGCGAGCTTGTAGACCGTCATGCCCTGGCCGTAGTCCGCCTGGAAGTAGAGCGTCGAACCCACCATCGTGGGGTGGCTCGGGTTCGAGCCCCGCGGCCCTGGAATCATCTCCGCGAGCAGGGTCGGCGCACCCGTGGGTGAATCCAGTCTCCACAGCTCACGCCCCGTCGCGGGCCCCAGCGCCGTGAACACCAACGGGCCCTCCGAGGACGCCAGCAGCAATGCGTTCGGATGCGATGAATCGACTCCGGGCATCAGGTCCGCGACGCGCACCGTGCCTTCCTCCGTCCCATCCGTGCGCCACAGCTCGCGCCCACCCTCCGCGTCCGCGCCGCCGAAGAACAGGTGGTCACCCCACGCCACGAAGCTCGCGTCGTCAAATCCAGTCGACATGGCCGGACGCCGCAGCGTCGCCGCGCGCAGCGACACCGTGCCCGCCTCCGTCCCATCCGTCTTCCACAACGTGGTGGCGCCTTCCGTCGCCGTCGCCCAGAAGTAGAGGTGGTCCTTCCACGCGAAGAGCTGCTCGGGTGATGCGCCGGTTTCTCCCGGGCGGAGGTCCGCCACGCGCACCGTGCCGCTCGTGGTGCCGTCCGACTTCCACAGCTCGCGTCCGGCCTCGTCCTTCGCGGAGAAGAACGTCAACGCGCCCAGCGCCGTGAACTCGCGCGGAGCCGAGCCACCTTCGCCCGTGGCGACGTGGATGTCCTTGAGCTTGCGCGTGAAGCCGAGCTCTCCCGTCGTCGTCCAGGGCTCCAGGCGACCGTCCTGCGTCTTGCCGCTGAACCAGAGGCTCCCGTGGAGGTACGACGGCTCGGACACGCTCGCGGGGGCATCCGAGATGCGCCAGGTCCCCGACTGCGTGGCGTCCGTGCGCCACAGCTGTCCTCCCACCGTGAGGAAGGCCTTGTCTCCGCCGGGGATGATGCGCGTCGACGAGACGTCGCGCGTCACGTGGTGGATGCCCGTGGCGCTGTCGTCCGTGGCCCACAGTCCCGAGGCCGTGGAGAGCAGCACCTGCCCCTGGAAGGGGGCCATCTCAATCCAATTGTTGAGGCTGTTCGTCGCGAAGTGGAGGTTCTTGGGCGAAGTCGTCCCGTCCAGTCGCATCAGTCGCTGGTCCACGAGCAGATGTGCCGTCACGTAGAGCCGCTCGTCGAGCGAGACCATGTCGATGACCCGACCCGTGCCTCGCTTCGGCGTGGGGTCCGTCACGAGGTTCGTGCCCTGCTGCGTGCCATCCGTGGCGTGCAGCTCCAGCCCCCGCTGCCCATCGCTGCCAGGGAAGAGCAGCTTGTCTCCGAACACGAGCGCGTCCCGCCGCAGGTCCGAAATGACGAACTGCTCGACGGACGCGAGCTGCAACAGCTCACCGGTTCCATCCCGCGTGCCGTCCGTCTTCCACAGCGCGCTCGGTCGTCCCGCGGACTGACCGTAGAAGACGAGGCTGTTCCCCACGGCGGCCAACCCGGCGCGCATCTCGATTCCCGGGAAGGGCTGCGCGCCCCAGACGATCTCGCTCCCGCTCACCGTTCCGTCCGAGGACCAGAGCCGACACGCCAGGCCATTGCCCGCGCCCAGACTCGAGCACGCCTGGAAGACGAGCTTCCCCGCGAGCACGCCCGGCTTGCGCGGCGACGTGGAGGCCGTGCCCGGATGCAGGTCCAGGATCGTCGTGCTCTCCGCCGTCCCCTCGGTGCGACAGAGCTCCTCGCCCGTGGCCGCGCTCGCGCAGGGGAAGTACGCCGCGCCGTCCAACAGGGTGGGGGACTGCGCGAGCCCCTGGACTCCCAACGGCACCTCCACGCCATCATCCCCCAGCGACGCGGAGGCGTGCAGCAGGACGGTGCCCGCCGCCGTGCCGTCACTCGCGTAGAGCCGACGCGGACTCGACGCCGTCCCCGCGCTCGCCGAAAAGAGCACCCGGCCCGCCACCGCGCCCAGCAGCCGAGGTGCGCCACCGCTGGCTCCGGGCACCAGGTCCGCGACCACCGCCGTGCCCGCGGAGGTCCCATCCGTCCGGCACAGCTCCAGACCCGACGCCTCCGACGCACAGCTGAAGAAGAGCTGGCCCCCCACCTCCACGGCGGTCGTCACGCCCAGGTCCTTCACGGCGAGCCCGGCGAGCTCCCGCGTCCCCTCCACCGTGCCATCCGAGCGATACAGCCGCGAACCCGCCGAGAAGTAGAGCGCGCCCCCGAAGGAGACGGGCGCTGTCGGCAGCTCCGCGAGCCCCAGGCTCCCCACCAGGCGCGTTCCCTCGGGGGTGCCGTCCGTGGTCCACAGTCCCTCGGTGCCTCGCCACCAGGCACGCGAGCCCAGGACCGCCAGGCGCGGCGGAGACCGCCATCCGGAGTTGTCGGGTCCGAGCGGCTCGTATCGCCACGCCAGCGTGCGCAGCAGCTTCGTCCCCTCGGGCGTCCCATCGGTCCGATAGAGCCCGAGCGAGTCCTCCCCGAAGAAGAGCGCGTACCCCTCCATCGCCGTCAGCCCCATGGGCCCCGTGTGGACGTTGCTCGAGGGGGTGGACACATCCACCAGCCGCACCGGCTCGGCCCGCGCGGGCAGGGCCCCCAGAAGACCCAACAACCACCACCGACCCACCACGGGTGCTGTCCAAGAAGTCATATCGCCTGATACGCAACCGCCCCCGGGTTCCGGTCGGCCGAGGGGAGAGGAGACGAGGGTCCGACCTGCTTCGCGAGCCCTCGACCGACACGCCCCCACCCGGGCCCGGCGAGCCACGAGTCTACCGTGGCGCTCCGGGCCCTGTTACACATCCCCGCGATTTCCCCAGGAGCGCCCATGGCCCCCTCTCTCTTCGACGACAACGGCTACCAGGACGTCCCCAACCGCGAGGTCCACACCACCGACCTCTCCGCGGCGGACGACCGGACCCTCCGGATGGCCACGCCCCGCGTGGACGCCGCGCTGCTCGACGCCCTGGTGCGCTACCAGGAAGCCTTCCTCTCCCATGTGGGCGCGGACCCCGGCGCCGAGGCCCTCGCCACCGCCCACCGCCTGGCCCAGGAGTCCTCCGGCCTGAACCCCAAGACGCTGGAGCAGGGCGTGTCCCTCCTGCGCGCCTTCGGAGGCCGCCGGTGGACGGCTCGCAAGCTGGACGACAAGCTGCGTCAACTGGAGTCCCAGCCCGCGAGCCCCCAGACGGACGAGCTCGCGACCCGCCTGCGCGGGGAGCTCGTCAAACAGGAGCGGGCCACGGACGCCCTGGCCCGTCGTTACGGGGAGGACACCCTGACGCTCCTCAAGGAGCACGAGGCGCGGCTGGTGGACCTCCACACCCGGATGACCGGACTGCTCAGCCAGGGATGACCGCGGTCCCCGGTTCGGTTGATTTCCACGCCCGGCCGTCGCATAAGGGCACGTTCTTGCTCAGAGAAATCCCATGAAGCGCTACTTCATCCACACCTTCGGCTGCCAGATGAACGTCAACGACTCGCTCCGCATGAGCGAGGTGCTGGCGAAGATGTCCTACGAGCCGACGCCGGTGCCGGAGAACGCCGACCTCATCATCCTCAACACCTGCTCCATCCGTGAGAAGGCCGAGGACAAGATGCTGTCCGCGCTGGGCCGCTACAAGCCGGTGAAGGCCAGCCGGGGCGCGCTCATCGGCGTGGGCGGCTGCGTGGCCCAGCAGGAGAAGGACCGCCTCATCAAGAAGGTCCCGTACCTGGACTTCGTGTTCGGCCCCGACAACATCGCCCGCCTGCCGGACATCATCGGCCGCGTCGAGTCGGAGCGGGCGCGCGTCGTGGAGACGGCCTTCGTGGACTCCGAGGAGTACGTCTTCCCGCGCGCCGACCCGGAGACGTCCCGCGGCAAGGTCACCGAGTTCGTCACGGTGATGAAGGGCTGCGACAACGTCTGCTCGTTCTGCATCGTGCCGCACACGCGCGGCCGCGAGGTGAGTCGCGCCTTCCCGGACGTGCTCCAGGAAGTGGATGGGCTGGCCAAGGTGGGCGTGCGTGAGGTGACGCTCATCGGGCAGAACGTGAACTCGTACCTGGGCGGCGTGTCCTTCGCGCAGCTGCTCCTGCGCTGCGCGGAGGTGCCGGGCATCGAGCGCGTGCGCTTCACCACCAGCCACCCGCATGACCTGTCGGACGAGCTCATCGAGGCGTTCCGCGCGCAGCCCAAGATCGCCCCGCACTTCCACCTGCCCGTGCAGTGCGGGAGTGATCGCATCCTGAAGATGATGCGCCGCGACTACACCGTGGTGCAGTACCTGGAGCGGCTGCAGAAGCTGCGCGACGCGCGCCCGGGCATCGCCGTCACCACCGACATCATCGTGGGCTTCCCCGGCGAGACGGAGGAGGACTTCGAGATGACGATGAAGCTGACCGAGCAGGTCCGCTTCGACAACCAGTTCTCCTTCATCTACAGCCCGCGCCCCAAGACGGGCGCCGCGCTGCGGGAGAAGGACTGGGGCCCGGTGGAGCACGAGGTGAAGATCGCCCGCCTGGAGCGCCTGCAGAAGCTGCAGCGCCGCATCAGCGCGGAGACCACCGCGGCGCTCGTGGGCACCGAGGTGGAGGTCATGGTGGAGGGCCACTCGCGCTACGACGCCGCCAAGCGCTTCGGCCGCACGCCGGAGAACCGCACCGTCAACTTCGACGGCGACGCCCCCGCGGGCGCCTTCGTCACGGTGAAGGTGGATCGCTCCACGCCCAACCAGCTCGCCGGCAAGCAGGTGGCGGTGCTGCAGCTGCCCACCGTGGAGCCGCTGCCCGTCCCGCGTCCCGACTCGCCGTTCCACGTCGTCGCGGAGGCCTGAAGCCATGGCGCTCAGGCCGTTTCGCGGCGTGCTGCCCACCGTCCACCCGAGCTGCTTCGTGGACGACTCCGCCCAGGTCGTGGGCGACGTGCACCTGGGCGAGGACTCCTCGGTGTGGATCAACACGGTGATGCGCGGGGACGTGAACCCCATCCGCATCGGCCAGCGCACCAACATCCAGGACCTGTCCCTCATCCACGTCACCGGCGGC includes:
- a CDS encoding bifunctional helix-turn-helix transcriptional regulator/GNAT family N-acetyltransferase, with amino-acid sequence MEVDFLAGLGVGFLGSRLKRLAERMQADAGEVARSLDLPVMPAQMSLLMTLRLHGPMTVGEVAERLGVAQPTVTRALAALEEFIETRRSPDDQRAKMLALTAQGEALLARVQTQLLARIEPAAAALVEGLSGDFMQGLAKVEARLAESSMLKRVEAAGPPAMWVRDFSDDQAEAFHRINAEWIQEMFKLEENDLALLSKPRELILDKGGVVLFAETPKLGVVGTCALMVSKDGWVELTKMGVLKSARGLKVGEFLLAKTLERASSLGMDQIYLLTNKKCAPAIHLYEKLGFVHDAEIMRRFGARYARCDVAMSYQPRGRS
- a CDS encoding HYR domain-containing protein encodes the protein MVGRWWLLGLLGALPARAEPVRLVDVSTPSSNVHTGPMGLTAMEGYALFFGEDSLGLYRTDGTPEGTKLLRTLAWRYEPLGPDNSGWRSPPRLAVLGSRAWWRGTEGLWTTDGTPEGTRLVGSLGLAELPTAPVSFGGALYFSAGSRLYRSDGTVEGTRELAGLAVKDLGVTTAVEVGGQLFFSCASEASGLELCRTDGTSAGTAVVADLVPGASGGAPRLLGAVAGRVLFSASAGTASSPRRLYASDGTAAGTVLLHASASLGDDGVEVPLGVQGLAQSPTLLDGAAYFPCASAATGEELCRTEGTAESTTILDLHPGTASTSPRKPGVLAGKLVFQACSSLGAGNGLACRLWSSDGTVSGSEIVWGAQPFPGIEMRAGLAAVGNSLVFYGQSAGRPSALWKTDGTRDGTGELLQLASVEQFVISDLRRDALVFGDKLLFPGSDGQRGLELHATDGTQQGTNLVTDPTPKRGTGRVIDMVSLDERLYVTAHLLVDQRLMRLDGTTSPKNLHFATNSLNNWIEMAPFQGQVLLSTASGLWATDDSATGIHHVTRDVSSTRIIPGGDKAFLTVGGQLWRTDATQSGTWRISDAPASVSEPSYLHGSLWFSGKTQDGRLEPWTTTGELGFTRKLKDIHVATGEGGSAPREFTALGALTFFSAKDEAGRELWKSDGTTSGTVRVADLRPGETGASPEQLFAWKDHLYFWATATEGATTLWKTDGTEAGTVSLRAATLRRPAMSTGFDDASFVAWGDHLFFGGADAEGGRELWRTDGTEEGTVRVADLMPGVDSSHPNALLLASSEGPLVFTALGPATGRELWRLDSPTGAPTLLAEMIPGPRGSNPSHPTMVGSTLYFQADYGQGMTVYKLAGLIPDTFPPRVSCPPNQSTQATSTRGAEVSFEQATAYDDSGEALTLDSSHASGATFPVGTTEVTFTATDSPSNEGTCSFSVTVTSQPDAGPSTPDAGGPPPTEPPADDSGCGCQSGASSLPWAMALFGLLGLSRRHSRVTPR
- the miaB gene encoding tRNA (N6-isopentenyl adenosine(37)-C2)-methylthiotransferase MiaB produces the protein MKRYFIHTFGCQMNVNDSLRMSEVLAKMSYEPTPVPENADLIILNTCSIREKAEDKMLSALGRYKPVKASRGALIGVGGCVAQQEKDRLIKKVPYLDFVFGPDNIARLPDIIGRVESERARVVETAFVDSEEYVFPRADPETSRGKVTEFVTVMKGCDNVCSFCIVPHTRGREVSRAFPDVLQEVDGLAKVGVREVTLIGQNVNSYLGGVSFAQLLLRCAEVPGIERVRFTTSHPHDLSDELIEAFRAQPKIAPHFHLPVQCGSDRILKMMRRDYTVVQYLERLQKLRDARPGIAVTTDIIVGFPGETEEDFEMTMKLTEQVRFDNQFSFIYSPRPKTGAALREKDWGPVEHEVKIARLERLQKLQRRISAETTAALVGTEVEVMVEGHSRYDAAKRFGRTPENRTVNFDGDAPAGAFVTVKVDRSTPNQLAGKQVAVLQLPTVEPLPVPRPDSPFHVVAEA